Proteins from a genomic interval of Dama dama isolate Ldn47 chromosome 1, ASM3311817v1, whole genome shotgun sequence:
- the LOC133051036 gene encoding prothymosin alpha-B-like, whose amino-acid sequence MEADTKDLAQILLQHYVSDYAVKVTTKILKKIHHRCTTEMLLEEILKAKSEYRKNKKDDGETDEDDDETDEEEDEDDETDEEESSDDDEEDNNDNDDSDYNDDSDDDDD is encoded by the exons ATGGAAGCTGATACTAAAGATCTTGCTCAAATCCTACTCCAACATTATGTGTCAGATTATGCTGTAAAAGTTACCACAAAAATCCTGAAAAAAATTCATCACAGATGTACGACTGAGATGCTTTTAGAGGAAATCCTCAAAG CAAAAAGTGAATATAGAAAGAACAAGAAAGATGatggtgaaacagatgaggatgatgatgaaacagatgaagaggaggaTGAGGATGATGAAACTGATGAAGAAGAATCAAGTGATGATGATGAGGAGGACAACAATGACAATGATGATAGTGATTACaatgatgacagtgatgatgacgatgattaa